The following coding sequences are from one Leptolyngbya sp. NIES-3755 window:
- a CDS encoding hypothetical protein (similar to AA sequence:cyanobase_aa:LBDG_15150), protein MSKSLILGIAGLLVIGLLGASRRAIDSMGGLVHFNCRPRSDQVLCELTREPLIGGVETRQFEKAILQATKTQQGRKNQTRLALVTRSGEEIPLTHNWSISNNQQLFRQRETLDRFLADPTATTIEVRTHRPWQLWAILVGLIGMAILVGTIALQLAR, encoded by the coding sequence ATGAGCAAATCTCTGATTCTTGGAATTGCAGGATTATTAGTCATTGGGTTGTTGGGCGCGAGTAGAAGAGCGATCGATTCAATGGGCGGACTGGTGCATTTCAATTGCCGTCCTCGATCCGATCAAGTGCTGTGTGAACTGACTCGCGAACCTTTAATCGGTGGAGTTGAGACACGACAGTTTGAGAAAGCAATACTACAAGCCACAAAAACTCAACAAGGACGCAAGAATCAAACTCGACTCGCCTTGGTAACACGCTCTGGTGAAGAGATTCCACTGACTCACAACTGGTCGATCAGCAACAATCAGCAGCTATTTCGACAACGGGAAACGCTCGATCGATTTCTCGCTGATCCCACTGCAACCACGATCGAAGTTCGCACTCATCGCCCTTGGCAACTCTGGGCAATTCTAGTCGGATTGATTGGAATGGCGATTTTGGTTGGAACGATCGCGCTTCAACTCGCTCGATAG
- a CDS encoding geranylgeranyl reductase (similar to AA sequence:cyanobase_aa:LBDG_15190) — protein sequence MQNYDVIVCGAGPSGTIAAAELAQSGLKVALLEKQILPRHKTCGGGMPMVMQSQLRDLAPEAFVESDVTMMRHTWNFGDPYLVSMNPRSTDERLSLWMVQRSIFDHTLAQRAAKFGAELRDGIAVRAIQPESDGVIVRAQGMKTGSEFTAKARYLIGADGANGVTVKATQLRKKRAIALAMEIEHPHQWGDGHPELRPEIAHLEYGAVKRGYAWIFPKADHLNIGAGVFRPDNQDARSDRTLRTVLQKTILDYMDAVGVRYDPDALKFHAHPLPTWSGKEPLHEGRILLVGDAAGLINPIFGDGILHAVKSGGIAARSIIEDAAEEYTDRIHAEFAANFDAALNLARIFYQCTGVCYKYGVKYEKSTRYATELLCGDLLFTDMAGRAMRRLKRSVGGNFFPAFNG from the coding sequence ATGCAAAACTACGATGTCATCGTGTGCGGTGCGGGTCCGTCGGGAACGATCGCCGCTGCTGAATTGGCGCAATCTGGACTAAAAGTGGCGCTGCTGGAAAAACAGATTTTACCCCGTCACAAAACCTGTGGTGGCGGAATGCCAATGGTCATGCAGAGTCAATTGCGTGATTTGGCTCCAGAGGCGTTTGTAGAGTCCGATGTCACGATGATGCGACACACTTGGAATTTTGGCGATCCGTATCTGGTGTCGATGAATCCTCGATCGACGGATGAGCGCCTGTCACTTTGGATGGTACAGCGATCGATATTTGATCACACCCTGGCACAAAGAGCAGCAAAGTTTGGAGCCGAATTGAGAGATGGAATTGCTGTGAGAGCGATCCAGCCTGAATCCGATGGGGTGATCGTTCGAGCACAAGGAATGAAGACGGGCAGTGAATTCACCGCAAAGGCGCGTTATCTAATTGGGGCGGATGGCGCGAATGGTGTGACGGTAAAGGCGACGCAGTTAAGGAAAAAAAGAGCGATCGCGTTAGCAATGGAAATTGAACATCCGCATCAATGGGGCGATGGACATCCAGAATTACGTCCAGAGATTGCACATCTAGAATATGGAGCAGTCAAGCGGGGGTATGCGTGGATTTTCCCCAAAGCGGATCATTTGAATATTGGGGCAGGCGTGTTTCGACCCGATAATCAGGATGCGAGAAGCGATCGGACGTTACGTACCGTGTTGCAGAAGACGATTTTGGATTATATGGATGCAGTGGGCGTGAGATATGACCCTGATGCGCTGAAATTTCATGCTCATCCTTTACCGACTTGGAGCGGAAAAGAGCCGTTACACGAAGGGCGAATTCTATTAGTGGGCGATGCCGCTGGATTGATTAATCCAATTTTTGGGGATGGAATTCTACACGCGGTGAAGAGCGGCGGAATTGCGGCTCGATCGATTATTGAGGATGCGGCAGAAGAGTATACCGATCGAATTCATGCAGAATTTGCGGCGAATTTCGATGCAGCGTTGAATTTAGCGCGAATCTTTTATCAGTGCACAGGAGTTTGCTATAAGTACGGCGTGAAGTATGAGAAGAGTACACGGTATGCAACCGAGCTATTGTGTGGGGATTTGTTATTTACCGATATGGCAGGTCGGGCGATGCGACGATTAAAGCGATCGGTTGGAGGGAATTTTTTCCCGGCGTTTAACGGGTAA
- a CDS encoding hypothetical protein (similar to AA sequence:cyanobase_aa:LBDG_15180) has product MPILANMNLLLANESDCRLFKFWFHDRVCDGISYQGELFYQFHSFSTQRREQAYDLGSKLIDRGISVIICCSKQRYLLGINLRNNWSAIDEQDKQQFLIEVQGLESVLSQLLH; this is encoded by the coding sequence GTGCCCATTCTCGCCAATATGAATCTGTTACTTGCAAATGAATCAGACTGTCGGCTATTCAAGTTCTGGTTCCACGATCGAGTGTGTGATGGAATTAGCTATCAAGGCGAACTGTTTTACCAGTTTCACAGTTTTAGTACGCAACGTCGTGAACAAGCTTATGACCTGGGTTCAAAATTGATCGATCGCGGAATCTCGGTGATTATTTGCTGCTCAAAACAGCGCTATTTGTTAGGCATCAATCTCCGAAACAATTGGAGTGCCATTGACGAACAGGACAAACAACAATTTCTCATCGAAGTGCAAGGCTTAGAATCGGTGCTTAGTCAACTGTTGCATTGA
- a CDS encoding sensor histidine kinase/response regulator (similar to AA sequence:cyanobase_aa:LBDG_15170), whose product MTRSYNSQPLQPPTGRDLKILVIEDETDVRLNIVEILASGGFDSLNADNGLTGVQLAKERSPDLIICDIKMPDFDGYNVLEELRQDPTTAMIPFIFLTAKADKADVRQGMNLGADDYLTKPFRRVELLDTIAARLKRHRAQAEIQKKVDELQQINSQKNDLLNTITHDLRAPLTTIKVALQLMDAMPENRRQYVEIALNACDQGDELIQNLLDLYQLESGETLALPEPLNLRELLRKTTDAFQVRTRDCQQLLKVNLPETLPVIVADGVSLRRILVELLNNACKYTRSGGEICLKVREAHLSQQPVLKFTIANESEIPARNLPHIFDKFYRVPGSDRWQKGGTGLGLALVKKLVEQLQGNIIVTSEQGWTRFTVELPYETL is encoded by the coding sequence ATGACTCGCTCCTATAATTCTCAACCGCTCCAGCCACCGACCGGAAGAGACTTGAAGATTCTGGTAATTGAAGACGAAACCGATGTCCGGCTCAATATCGTCGAAATCCTTGCATCCGGAGGGTTTGATTCTCTGAATGCAGACAATGGACTCACAGGGGTACAACTTGCAAAAGAGCGATCGCCGGATCTGATCATTTGCGATATTAAAATGCCCGATTTTGATGGCTACAACGTGCTAGAGGAACTCCGTCAAGATCCCACCACTGCAATGATTCCATTCATTTTCCTCACCGCAAAAGCCGATAAAGCAGATGTCCGGCAGGGCATGAATTTAGGGGCAGATGATTATTTAACCAAACCCTTTCGTCGAGTGGAATTGCTCGATACGATCGCGGCTCGGCTCAAACGGCATCGCGCTCAAGCCGAAATTCAAAAAAAAGTCGATGAGCTTCAGCAAATTAATAGTCAGAAAAACGATTTACTCAATACGATCACACACGATTTACGCGCTCCGCTCACTACGATCAAAGTCGCGCTTCAACTGATGGATGCGATGCCAGAAAATCGGCGGCAATATGTCGAAATTGCGTTGAATGCTTGTGATCAAGGAGACGAACTGATTCAAAATCTGCTCGATCTCTATCAACTCGAATCCGGTGAAACCTTAGCCCTTCCGGAACCCCTGAATTTAAGAGAGCTTTTAAGAAAAACGACCGATGCGTTCCAGGTGAGAACTCGTGACTGTCAGCAACTTTTAAAAGTAAATCTTCCGGAAACTCTGCCTGTAATCGTGGCAGATGGAGTAAGTCTACGCCGAATTTTGGTGGAGTTGCTGAATAACGCTTGCAAGTACACAAGAAGTGGAGGTGAAATCTGTCTTAAAGTGCGAGAAGCTCATTTAAGTCAACAACCTGTACTTAAATTTACGATCGCGAACGAGTCCGAGATTCCCGCCAGAAATTTGCCGCACATTTTTGACAAGTTCTATCGCGTCCCCGGAAGCGATCGCTGGCAGAAAGGCGGAACAGGACTGGGATTAGCGCTCGTCAAGAAACTGGTGGAACAACTCCAAGGCAATATCATTGTCACCAGCGAGCAGGGTTGGACCCGCTTTACAGTTGAGCTTCCTTATGAAACTCTTTAA
- a CDS encoding pentapeptide repeat-containing protein (similar to AA sequence:cyanobase_aa:LBDG_16360), giving the protein MFVSVPRTVKRVIYALLILALAWFWIVLGASPALAETTFLNYSNANLTGKDLSNQNFEGGVFVSAEMREANFQGANLKNTMLTKGNLLGANLSGANLEGSLVDRVTLYKANLTNAIFIGATLSNSILDEADVTGADFTDAIVDRYTTSQLCKRASGTNSTTGADTRESLGCR; this is encoded by the coding sequence ATGTTTGTCTCAGTTCCCCGAACCGTAAAGCGTGTTATTTACGCACTGTTGATTCTTGCTCTTGCTTGGTTTTGGATTGTTTTGGGAGCGAGTCCCGCATTGGCTGAGACTACTTTCCTCAACTATTCCAACGCGAATTTAACCGGGAAAGACCTCTCAAATCAGAATTTCGAGGGGGGTGTGTTTGTGTCGGCAGAAATGCGTGAAGCGAATTTTCAAGGCGCAAATCTTAAGAATACGATGCTGACGAAAGGGAATCTTTTGGGAGCAAATTTGAGCGGGGCGAACTTAGAAGGATCATTGGTCGATCGAGTGACGCTCTACAAAGCCAATCTCACCAATGCAATTTTCATTGGCGCAACCTTGTCGAATAGCATTCTGGATGAAGCGGATGTGACTGGGGCGGATTTTACCGATGCGATCGTCGATCGATACACGACCTCTCAACTGTGCAAGCGCGCTTCAGGAACCAATTCAACGACCGGAGCCGACACCCGTGAAAGTTTAGGCTGTCGGTAA
- a CDS encoding putative nucleotidyl transferase (similar to AA sequence:cyanobase_aa:LBDG_16380), with the protein MTHSLVPIILAGGKGERFWPLSRKHRPKQFLCLDGSGRSLLQTTADRLLETAGGWNNLWVVTASHLAEGVREQLPELPLENILVEPEGRDTAPAVAWSTIEVAKRYGDDVVTGFFPADHWIAEQDIFESTLKAAVDAAVQNNAIVTLGIAPTHAATGYGYIEQGEKIGLYDDYPAYKVDRFTEKPDRDTAEQFVSSGRFSWNGGMFVFQAKVMIQELHQHAPEIIQLLEAKGIEAYSTVPKLSIDYAVMEKTDRACVLPVRFSWDDLGDWGAIERLMKSDSPNVELGQHVGLDTSGAIVYTSDDDEVVVTIGLDDTVIVRDGKVTLIVKKDRTQDIKAVLKTIQARSEFQDLL; encoded by the coding sequence ATGACCCATTCTCTCGTCCCCATTATTCTGGCAGGTGGAAAAGGCGAACGGTTCTGGCCCCTCAGCCGCAAACACCGCCCGAAACAATTTCTCTGTCTAGATGGCAGTGGAAGAAGTCTTTTACAAACTACTGCCGATCGCTTACTCGAAACCGCTGGCGGCTGGAACAATCTCTGGGTTGTGACGGCTTCTCATTTGGCTGAAGGTGTCCGAGAACAACTCCCCGAACTGCCACTGGAAAACATCCTAGTCGAGCCAGAAGGACGCGATACGGCTCCCGCTGTGGCATGGAGTACGATCGAGGTTGCAAAACGCTACGGTGACGATGTGGTGACGGGATTTTTTCCAGCGGATCACTGGATCGCAGAACAAGACATTTTTGAATCGACGTTAAAAGCTGCCGTGGATGCAGCCGTTCAGAATAATGCGATCGTCACTCTCGGAATTGCTCCCACTCATGCCGCAACTGGATACGGTTACATTGAGCAAGGCGAGAAGATTGGACTGTACGACGACTATCCTGCTTATAAAGTCGATCGCTTTACGGAAAAGCCCGATCGAGACACCGCAGAACAATTCGTCAGCAGTGGTCGCTTTAGCTGGAATGGCGGGATGTTCGTGTTTCAGGCAAAAGTGATGATCCAAGAACTGCATCAACATGCACCAGAAATCATTCAACTTTTAGAAGCAAAAGGCATCGAAGCTTATTCGACCGTTCCAAAACTCAGTATCGATTACGCGGTGATGGAAAAGACCGATCGAGCGTGTGTCCTTCCGGTGCGATTTAGCTGGGATGATTTGGGCGACTGGGGCGCGATCGAGCGATTAATGAAATCCGATAGTCCGAATGTCGAATTAGGTCAGCACGTCGGACTCGATACGAGTGGTGCGATCGTCTATACCTCCGATGACGATGAAGTGGTGGTCACGATCGGTTTAGACGATACCGTGATTGTTCGCGATGGCAAGGTAACTTTGATTGTGAAAAAGGATCGAACTCAGGACATTAAAGCGGTGCTGAAAACGATTCAAGCTCGATCGGAGTTCCAGGATTTGCTATAG
- a CDS encoding hypothetical protein (hypothetical protein PCC8801_2004;~similar to AA sequence:cyanobase_aa:LBDG_37910), with protein MNRLQKKCLIGLLALPVGVGAIAFVSLRNPYSIECSQVEDSSPVSARLHCAQRRADRDTPESLAAAIEMLQTVPIDDPYYQQSTQLVQRWRTALLTEAEIEIQAGNLEKGISIVQPLSEEAKVRSWKLLWEKGESLMKTALTQVEKREWHQAFETAKQLQKLDNQYWATEQYNSLIDQIQSDREFRDWKLRNPVEPRKTPKEINLNSPKPEKVARRSRSLWKPQEEAPVSRPVSVVESPKPEIQPTPEIQPSPQIEPSVEPEPPVEVVKPEEPPIEIPVPEAEKSDAYGTRKRDRT; from the coding sequence ATGAATCGGTTACAGAAAAAATGTCTAATCGGATTGCTGGCTTTGCCTGTTGGAGTTGGCGCGATCGCTTTCGTCTCTCTCAGAAATCCCTACTCGATCGAGTGTTCGCAAGTTGAAGATTCTTCTCCCGTTTCCGCTCGGCTCCATTGCGCTCAACGACGAGCCGATCGAGATACGCCTGAAAGTTTAGCTGCCGCGATCGAGATGCTTCAAACTGTTCCGATCGATGATCCTTACTATCAGCAAAGTACGCAACTGGTTCAACGCTGGAGAACTGCACTCTTAACGGAAGCTGAAATCGAAATACAAGCTGGAAATTTAGAGAAAGGGATTTCGATCGTGCAACCGCTTTCCGAAGAAGCAAAAGTACGATCGTGGAAATTGCTCTGGGAAAAAGGTGAATCGCTGATGAAAACTGCGCTCACTCAAGTGGAGAAACGTGAGTGGCATCAAGCCTTTGAAACGGCGAAACAATTACAGAAGTTAGACAATCAATATTGGGCGACTGAACAATACAACTCGTTAATTGATCAGATTCAAAGCGATCGAGAATTTCGCGATTGGAAGCTCAGAAATCCAGTCGAACCTCGTAAAACTCCAAAAGAAATTAATTTGAACTCACCAAAACCGGAAAAAGTTGCTCGTCGAAGTCGATCGCTTTGGAAGCCACAAGAAGAGGCTCCAGTTTCGCGTCCAGTTAGCGTCGTTGAATCACCAAAGCCTGAAATTCAGCCAACTCCTGAGATCCAACCGAGTCCACAGATTGAACCTTCTGTCGAGCCTGAACCTCCGGTCGAAGTTGTCAAACCTGAAGAGCCACCTATCGAGATTCCGGTTCCTGAAGCTGAAAAGAGCGATGCCTATGGCACACGCAAGCGTGACCGTACCTAA
- a CDS encoding cell envelope-related transcriptional attenuator domain family protein (similar to AA sequence:cyanobase_aa:LBDG_16370), whose protein sequence is MKESKRQSTLEPSSATERLMPESRSTVPRTSPQKPSLGRTVLWVAGLLGAATISATLGTTLALLAPLPGTNTDQGRRLLGDLWTTGFQYKISRPVNVLVMGIDRVLDAPPGSDEVFSGRSDTMLLLRVDPTDNSVNMLSIPRDTQVEIPGVGVTKINQANASGGPLLARETISRTLNGITIDRYVRVSTDAFRELVDLLGGIEVYVPERMEYTDNTQKLKIDLQPGWQTLDGDKAEQFARFRHDSFGDIGRVQRQQALIKALRAKLTSPSVIPRIPSLIGAMQKYIDTNLSLEEMLALVNLGQRLDRDDFKMVLLPGRFSAPNEFRASYWIMDTQGRDRVLQEYFKDSSTVASSEPPLADLKVAIQNASGDPQAGKQFAEYLASLGYTNVYQAENWKDLQQKTQIIVQRGDLQGAKVLQSSMGFGRVEATSTGELDSDLTIRIGSDWQTQRSRFPQYQP, encoded by the coding sequence GTGAAAGAGTCTAAGCGACAATCCACGCTAGAGCCTTCTAGCGCGACTGAACGGTTAATGCCCGAATCTCGATCGACCGTTCCCCGGACTTCTCCTCAAAAGCCGTCTCTGGGTCGAACGGTCTTATGGGTTGCTGGACTGTTAGGAGCCGCAACGATTTCAGCTACGCTTGGAACGACGCTGGCATTGTTGGCTCCGTTGCCGGGAACGAATACGGATCAGGGACGAAGACTACTTGGGGATTTGTGGACGACTGGGTTTCAGTACAAGATTTCTCGTCCGGTGAATGTACTGGTGATGGGGATCGATCGTGTTTTAGATGCGCCTCCCGGTTCGGATGAGGTCTTCTCTGGTCGTAGCGATACGATGCTCTTGTTGCGGGTTGATCCGACGGATAATTCGGTGAATATGCTCTCGATTCCGCGTGATACACAGGTGGAAATTCCGGGAGTCGGAGTGACGAAGATTAATCAGGCGAACGCGAGTGGGGGTCCGCTTTTGGCGCGGGAAACGATTAGTCGGACTTTGAATGGAATTACGATCGATCGATATGTTCGCGTTAGCACAGATGCGTTTCGGGAATTAGTCGATTTGCTGGGTGGGATTGAAGTGTATGTTCCAGAACGGATGGAATACACCGATAACACTCAAAAGCTCAAGATTGATCTTCAACCGGGTTGGCAGACTTTAGATGGCGACAAGGCGGAACAATTTGCCCGATTCCGACATGATTCGTTTGGGGACATTGGACGGGTTCAGCGGCAACAGGCACTGATCAAAGCCTTACGTGCAAAGTTGACCAGTCCTTCGGTGATTCCTCGGATTCCCAGTTTGATTGGCGCGATGCAGAAGTATATTGATACAAATCTGAGCCTCGAAGAAATGTTGGCGCTGGTGAATCTTGGGCAGAGGCTGGATCGAGATGATTTCAAAATGGTGCTGTTGCCGGGACGATTTAGCGCTCCGAATGAGTTTCGCGCCAGCTATTGGATTATGGATACCCAAGGACGCGATCGTGTTCTTCAGGAATATTTCAAAGATTCTTCTACGGTTGCTTCAAGTGAGCCACCATTGGCTGATCTGAAGGTTGCGATTCAGAACGCGTCGGGCGATCCTCAAGCTGGAAAGCAATTTGCCGAGTATCTGGCATCGCTTGGATATACCAATGTGTATCAGGCAGAAAATTGGAAAGATCTCCAGCAGAAGACACAGATTATTGTGCAGCGAGGCGATTTGCAAGGGGCGAAAGTGCTGCAAAGTTCAATGGGATTTGGCAGAGTGGAAGCCACTTCGACTGGAGAATTAGATTCTGATCTAACGATTCGGATTGGGAGTGATTGGCAAACTCAGCGATCGAGATTTCCGCAGTACCAACCATAA
- a CDS encoding chromatic acclimation sensor CcaS (similar to AA sequence:cyanobase_aa:LBDG_15160), whose translation MQETDQLRLAKRNAELEVLVDELRSQLEAQSIQERDPTPKAMAPERSTDQDAVMDRKVAQLEHRIEQLQAEVSRRRREQESLKTSEQRYRSVVEAMHEAVIMLNAEGVIETCNASAAQILESAAEELVDRNLLDLDWEAVHEDGSPFNPQEFPGVITAKTGIPCSEVVLGLCKPEKQMTWISINSQPLFKSGQILPYAVVVSFSDISLRRWIEEERHQLLEREQAARAESELAREQITQVLQSITDGFVALDRSARFTYINHEAASTFGKPARDLLGKVLWQEFPDFAGTSFGRLYRRALAEGVPLELVDYYEPCQRWYSVRAYPSKSGVSLFFRNMTDSVQTARERDQAQEALKGALQRLAFHVDNSPFAVIEWDRNLRITRWSSEAESLLGWNTSEVIGKQFGSWNLVLPEDLEQVDRAIAELLNGQTTRNVCYSRNTSKDGSIVHCEWYNSVLFDSKGDLISVLSLILNVGERLRVEDERKLAAAELQESEERFRQLAENIQQIFWMYDVERKKLIYISPACQQVLGYDSETCYEKSLDFWIHRSRPEDIPELMKVSRQALRGKPTEATFQFNREDNVDRWLRARAFPVRNAQGKIYRIAGIAEDMTEAKHHEAERRDQEQRMCLLESVVVNASDAVVITEAEPVEPPGPRIIYVNDAFTKMMGYEREEVIGKTPRILQGPKTNWAILKDIRSALKNWQPAIAELVNYHKDGSEVWIELSIFPVTDQTGHYTYWVGLQRDITHRKQAENEMRKALEKERELSELKSHFVTTVSHEFRTPLCTILSSADMLEFYAHAQDGSIEKQLEHIQRIQTASLNMKDLLSVVLDLERAEAKKMKFEPAPMNVLSFCETLVDEMRLNDQNQHQLVFEPQTMLPEVRGYMDAKLMRQILTNLLTNALKYSPAGSTVTFRFGHDETNAHFEVQDQGIGIPASDQARLFEAFHRATNVGAISGNGLGLVIVKQSVEFHQGTIHLMSRENEGTIVQVTLPLQPNAEFMIE comes from the coding sequence ATGCAAGAAACCGACCAACTCCGGTTAGCCAAGCGCAATGCTGAACTAGAAGTCCTCGTGGATGAACTGCGATCGCAGCTTGAAGCGCAGTCCATTCAAGAACGAGACCCCACTCCCAAAGCGATGGCTCCAGAGCGATCGACCGATCAGGATGCGGTAATGGATCGTAAAGTTGCTCAACTCGAACACAGAATCGAGCAGTTGCAAGCGGAAGTGAGCCGCCGTCGCCGCGAACAAGAAAGTCTCAAAACGAGTGAGCAACGCTACCGATCGGTTGTAGAAGCGATGCACGAAGCAGTGATCATGCTGAACGCGGAAGGCGTGATCGAAACCTGTAACGCGAGTGCGGCTCAGATTTTGGAATCTGCGGCTGAGGAATTGGTCGATCGGAATCTGCTCGATCTCGATTGGGAAGCAGTGCACGAAGATGGTTCACCGTTTAATCCGCAAGAATTTCCGGGTGTGATTACTGCCAAAACAGGAATTCCTTGCTCTGAAGTGGTTTTGGGCTTGTGCAAACCTGAAAAGCAAATGACTTGGATTTCGATTAATTCCCAGCCGTTGTTTAAATCAGGTCAAATTCTGCCGTATGCGGTCGTTGTTTCTTTTTCAGATATCAGTCTGCGTCGCTGGATCGAGGAAGAGCGGCATCAACTTCTAGAGCGAGAACAGGCGGCTCGTGCAGAATCTGAACTCGCTCGTGAACAGATTACTCAAGTCTTACAAAGTATTACGGATGGCTTTGTCGCGCTCGATCGTTCTGCCCGATTCACTTACATCAATCACGAAGCTGCCAGTACATTCGGCAAACCTGCCAGAGATTTGCTTGGCAAAGTCCTGTGGCAAGAATTTCCTGATTTTGCAGGAACCAGTTTTGGACGGCTCTATCGTCGAGCGCTGGCAGAAGGTGTTCCATTAGAACTGGTCGATTATTACGAGCCTTGTCAGCGGTGGTATTCCGTCCGAGCTTATCCTTCAAAATCCGGTGTCTCGCTGTTCTTTCGCAATATGACCGACTCGGTACAGACCGCACGAGAGCGCGATCAGGCACAGGAAGCGTTAAAAGGCGCATTACAGCGATTGGCTTTCCATGTGGACAATTCCCCATTTGCAGTGATCGAATGGGATCGGAACTTGCGAATTACGCGCTGGTCAAGTGAAGCAGAATCGCTCTTGGGCTGGAATACGTCAGAAGTGATCGGGAAACAATTCGGCAGTTGGAATTTAGTGCTGCCAGAAGACTTAGAGCAAGTCGATCGAGCGATCGCTGAACTGCTCAATGGTCAAACCACCCGAAATGTTTGCTACAGCCGCAATACGTCGAAAGATGGCTCGATCGTCCATTGCGAGTGGTATAACTCGGTTCTATTTGACAGCAAGGGCGATTTAATCTCTGTTCTGTCGCTGATTCTGAATGTCGGTGAACGGTTGCGCGTCGAAGACGAACGAAAATTAGCAGCGGCGGAACTACAAGAAAGTGAAGAGCGTTTTCGACAATTAGCAGAAAACATTCAGCAAATCTTCTGGATGTACGATGTCGAGCGCAAAAAGCTGATTTATATCAGTCCTGCCTGTCAGCAAGTTCTTGGCTATGACAGTGAAACTTGTTATGAAAAATCGCTCGACTTCTGGATTCATCGATCGCGTCCTGAAGACATTCCGGAGTTAATGAAAGTCAGTCGTCAAGCCCTAAGAGGCAAGCCCACAGAAGCGACTTTCCAATTCAACCGAGAAGATAACGTCGATCGCTGGTTACGTGCCCGTGCCTTTCCCGTTCGCAATGCTCAAGGCAAAATTTATCGCATCGCTGGAATTGCAGAAGACATGACCGAAGCGAAACATCACGAAGCAGAACGCAGAGACCAGGAACAACGGATGTGCCTACTCGAATCGGTGGTTGTGAATGCGAGTGATGCGGTCGTGATTACTGAAGCGGAACCTGTCGAGCCACCCGGACCCAGAATTATTTACGTGAATGATGCGTTTACGAAAATGATGGGCTACGAGCGTGAAGAAGTCATTGGAAAAACGCCACGAATTTTACAAGGTCCAAAAACCAATTGGGCAATTCTGAAAGACATTAGAAGCGCCTTGAAAAATTGGCAACCTGCGATCGCGGAATTAGTCAACTATCACAAAGATGGTTCCGAAGTTTGGATCGAACTGAGCATTTTCCCCGTCACCGATCAAACGGGACATTATACGTATTGGGTCGGTTTACAGCGGGATATCACCCATCGAAAACAAGCCGAAAACGAAATGAGAAAAGCGCTTGAAAAAGAGCGCGAACTCAGCGAACTCAAATCGCATTTCGTGACGACCGTTTCTCATGAGTTCCGGACTCCGCTCTGTACAATCCTTTCTTCAGCCGACATGCTGGAATTTTATGCACACGCGCAAGATGGCTCGATCGAGAAACAACTTGAACACATTCAGCGCATTCAAACCGCCTCGCTCAACATGAAAGATCTGCTCAGCGTTGTGCTTGATTTAGAGCGGGCGGAAGCGAAAAAAATGAAGTTTGAACCCGCACCCATGAACGTTCTATCGTTCTGCGAGACGCTCGTTGATGAGATGCGACTGAATGATCAAAATCAGCATCAATTAGTGTTTGAACCGCAAACGATGCTGCCTGAAGTTCGTGGCTATATGGATGCGAAATTGATGCGACAAATCCTCACGAATTTATTAACCAATGCGTTAAAGTATTCGCCTGCTGGTTCAACCGTGACTTTCCGATTCGGTCACGATGAAACGAACGCTCATTTTGAAGTGCAAGATCAAGGCATTGGAATTCCCGCGTCCGATCAAGCGCGATTGTTCGAGGCATTTCATCGAGCGACCAATGTTGGAGCGATTTCTGGAAATGGATTAGGACTCGTCATTGTCAAACAGTCCGTTGAGTTTCATCAAGGCACGATCCACCTGATGAGTCGAGAAAATGAAGGCACGATCGTGCAAGTTACGCTGCCGCTCCAACCCAATGCGGAATTTATGATTGAATGA